From a single Miscanthus floridulus cultivar M001 chromosome 8, ASM1932011v1, whole genome shotgun sequence genomic region:
- the LOC136473077 gene encoding protein SOSEKI 3-like, protein MAPPAGAGTEGRPARRRGAGTGTGTSPGRNKVWVEPPGKSHHQTPARSSPPAPSPAAAAAAKRVAVVYYLCRNRHLEHPHFIEVPLAAPEEGLYLRDVINRLNVLRGKGMASMYSWSCKRSYKNGFVWHDLSDDDLVLPAQGNEYILKGSELLDRSPPPGRQQNGVSNPKVEGLKHCKEESPQSRGSQEGCSSSSSPSAAGKEISPPPATPRPQQQVQSAALPSSSASTNHEDELCRTAQSGSSGNQSPEPAGRNAPLSEASSPGPSEYRVCRPIGAQDAATQTDDSERDVAEHHTRVVGVSMDTTSDAEIQECHQRSSMLSPKVPEIVQESPAVCSSDASPGGRVETLESLIRAEASRRSSFRTLEEEHMLCPMGVKLKPANLLMQIITCGSISVKEHRGFGFIPSYRPRFTQVEFPSPVFSTPVALRHLDQIPCNTRTVGLRAPESECFSGSLVETKKQDESGRGISSLKRSSSYDEDRVYRAAHSKSDTESSCESGSFRCLPQTIRIISCKQSRSGTIHSPASDVRNSSSQQEYSTRSSPLGSSKSASNRMTDPSLGKLSSARVESFHEDKDKDVIKIEERLPSGARVIIQSAPLCEESDDSNESL, encoded by the exons ATGGCTCCTCCAGCCGGGGCGGGGACGGAGGGGAggccggcgcggcggcgcggcgcgggaacCGGCACGGGCACCAGCCCCGGACGCAACAAGGTGTGGGTCGAGCCGCCGGGCAAGAGCCACCACCAGACCCCGGCGCGGTCTTCGCCCCCGGCCCcatccccggcggcggcggcggcggccaagaGGGTGGCCGTGGTGTACTACCTCTGCCGCAACCGCCACCTGGAGCACCCGCACTTCATCGAGGTGCCGCTCGCCGCCCCGGAGGAAGGTCTCTACCTGCGAG ATGTGATTAACCGCCTCAACGTGCTGCGGGGGAAGGGCATGGCCTCCATGTATTCCTGGTCCTGCAAGAG GAGCTACAAGAACGGCTTCGTGTGGCACGACCTGTCCGACGACGATCTGGTGCTCCCCGCGCAGGGCAACGAGTACATCCTCAAGGGCTCCGAGCTCCTTGACCGCTCGCCGCCGCCAG GTCGGCAGCAGAATGGCGTCAGCAACCCAAAGGTGGAAGGCCTGAAGCACTGCAAGGAAGAGTCCCCTCAGTCGCGGGGCTCGCAGGAGGGatgctcgtcgtcgtcgtcgccgtccgcCGCTGGCAAGGAGATCTCACCTCCGCCTGCCACTCCGCGGCCACAGCAGCAGGTGCAATCAGCAGCACTGCCGTCGTCGTCGGCTTCCACCAACCACGAGGATGAACTGTGCCGGACCGCGCAATCAGGCTCGTCCGGCAACCAGTCCCCTGAGCCTGCTGGGAGAAACGCTCCACTGTCAGAGGCAAGCTCCCCAGGACCTTCGGAGTACAGAGTCTGCAGACCCATCGGGGCTCAGGATGCGGCCACACAAACAGATGATAGCGAGAGGGATGTTGCTGAACACCATACTCGTGTGGTGGGGGTGTCCATGGATACAACGTCGGATGCTGAGATTCAGGAATGTCATCAGAGGAGCTCGATGCTGTCACCGAAGGTACCTGAGATCGTTCAGGAGTCACCGGCCGTGTGTTCCTCTGATGCTTCGCCTGGTGGCAGAGTTGAGACCTTGGAGTCCCTGATAAGAGCAGAAGCCAGCAGGAGAAGTAGCTTTAGGACGCTAGAGGAGGAACACATGCTTTGCCCGATGGGTGTGAAACTGAAGCCAGCCAATTTGCTAATGCAGATTATCACTTGTGGGTCTATATCTGTGAAAGAACACCGAGGCTTTGGGTTCATCCCATCGTACAGGCCTCGGTTTACACAGGTTGAGTTCCCTTCTCCAGTGTTCTCCACTCCTGTGGCATTGCGACACCTTGACCAAATCCCTTGTAATACAAGAACAGTTGGGTTGAGAGCTCCAGAGTCTGAATGTTTCAGTGGGAGCTTGGTTGAGACCAAGAAGCAGGACGAGTCTGGGAGAGGAATCAGCTCACTCAAACGCTCATCATCTTATGATGAGGATAG AGTTTATAGAGCAGCACATTCCAAAAGTGATACAGAAAGCTCTTGCGAGTCAGGTAGTTTCAGGTGTCTTCCCCAGACTATCAGAATCATATCATGTAAGCAATCGAGATCTGGAACAATACACTCCCCTGCCTCTGATGTGAGAAACAGCTCTAGTCAACAAGAATATAGCACTAGATCCTCGCCACTGGGTTCATCAAAGAGTGCAAGCAATAGGATGACTGATCCATCACTGGGTAAACTATCTTCTGCGAGAGTAGAGTCATTCCACGAGGACAAGGACAAGGACGTGATCAAGATCGAAGAAAG GCTTCCTTCTGGAGCTCGGGTTATAATCCAATCTGCGCCTTTGTGTGAAGAGAGTGATGACAGCAATGAATCACTGTAA